A window of Saimiri boliviensis isolate mSaiBol1 chromosome 1, mSaiBol1.pri, whole genome shotgun sequence genomic DNA:
agtgctgggatttcagatgtgagccaccatgctcagccatgtGGTCTactgttgaccaaaatgttgttatGCAGTGTACGACTGTATATATCCTGTTGGTTTCTCTAATACAGTATGTCTTATTATTTGTGACACATACCGGCCTGGCTTCATTTGCTGGAGGCTTCTTTTCAGGAATTAGTGAGGGGGAGGCGGAGCCCAGCCTTTGTCATGGTCCCTGTCAGGCCAGTTCCTGTGCCTGGAGCTCCTGTCCAAGTCCTCCCTCCTTCTTCACAGAGCCTTCCTGACTCTTCTAGTCCACACAGATCTCACTGTTCTCTGAATTCTAAGTCAAGCAATTTAGTCTTTACTCTGATACGATATTAACTGAGCCATGTTAGTCCAGCTCCCCTAACTTTGAGCTGTCAGGGCTCTGTCTTATGTCTGCCTAACAGCCTTCAGAGGTTCTGGCTCTGCCATCCAGCAGGAGCTCTACAGATTCCTGCTACCTgactgaaaaggaaaagacacagaGGAGACAGCTGCAGATGTGAGAAGGGAAGCTGAGTGTGAATGGAGGCCTAGGAAGGAGGAGGGCCAGAaagagcctgctgccctcaccttCATCCAGCACTTCTCCATCAGGCCGCTGTTTCCAGAGTCTCGCACTCGGAGGTAGCAGTCCACGGCGCGACTGTACTCTCCAGCCTGCTCCCAGTGTCGAGCTTGTTCCACGAGTCCCTCCACACCCCTGTGGAGATTAGAGCACTGGGACTAGGCACGGGGTGGGGGGCAGTGTGCTCTACCCTGTGCACGCCTCATGACCCTCCCAGCCCTCCCACTGCTGCTGGACCTCTGGCCTCATACCTGGCCCCCTTCTTAGTAGCTTCCCGCTCATACTCCTCCTGCAGAGCCTCCAGCTGGCCGGGCACATAGTCCTTGCAGATCCGCAATGCGTCACTCCATAATCCAGCCTCCTGCTCAGATTTCCAGGTATCAAgatggcagaggcaggcaggacagCTTCCCACTGCCACACAGGTGCCCTGGCCCACGGTCCTTCgacctctcttctccttcctctttcctgtcTTTCCCACTCCCCAGTACTAACATCCCTGATCTTTCTTCATACCAGGGGTCAGTGTGGCTCTCTGTGGGCTCTCAGACTCTCCCCATCCCCTCATGGCCCTGAATCCAGTGCCCCACCTTATAATAATTGAGAGTCAGGCCTGGTCTCTGGGCCCGGAGCAGCAGCCCTTCTGCTTTCTGAAAGTCCTTCTCCTCCAAGGCCCTCCGGGCTTGTCCCACAAGCACCTCTGCGACACTGTCAGGGTCATGGGCCTCGGCCACACACTGAGCTGCCTCTCAGTCCTGGTTATGGACAAACTCGCCCCCAGATGGGGACAGAGGAGAGACTGAGTATAGGACTGAGGCCCCAATTCTGGGAGACAAACAGCCATGTCTCTGAAGGGTGTAACACTGATTTGTTCTAGGTTTGAATGAAGTCAAGATAGTCATGAAAGATCCTGGGACTGTGACTGGGGAAACAGGATTAAGGAATGTATGGGGTAACTCACATGAGGACTGCTTCCTTGGGTTTACCAGCTCTGATGAATTCAGCTTCAGCCTCTTCCAATTTACCCTACAGGGAGAAAGGCAGCCGTGTGTGATGGGAAGGAGACTGGCATCACAGGCAGCCAGGAGACCGGGGTCTGCACACCAGGCAGCAGTGCACTAAGGGATGGAACAAGAGGGCTCTGCGGTCAGGGTCCACATCACACCCATACCTCATCCTCCAGGTACATGGCGTATTTGAGATGGATCTCGGGGGTTTTGTGCTTGAGGGCCAGCCGAGAGAGTTCAAAAGCAAATTCAAAGGAGCTGAAACAGAAGGTGCAGATAAAGTTTTCTTACTTCACACCTCCcttcataaaaggaacaagaCAAGACAAAACAGAGAAAGGACAGGGTTGAGGGGAGAAAAAGTGACTGATTTAAGGATAACAGACATGAAGTGACAGAAAAGCATAGAGACAAAAAGGAAGACAGGCAGGCAGCCCTGTAAAGACGACGTCACTGTCGGTGTGGATCAAGAGACGTCTGGAAAAACCTACGCCTTCCCCGAGGCCAGCTGCTCCTGAGGAAGGAGAACGCGCCTgcgaaggggaagggaggagtgaGCCTCTAAGTCCTCTGCCGACAGGGCCAGGAGGGCTCCTGGTGCTCACCACCTCCTCCTGAGCCCCAGCTACATTATCGGAAACACAGTCTCTCCAAAAAATGAGCAAGATCACCCTCAGCATCGGACTCCATGATTGGCATTTATAACAGTTGCTTAAGAAAAGTTCACTTTGCTCTTTCCGCCATCTTTCTGCGCCACCACAATGGTGTGCACGAATGTCCTGGTTGATGCTCTCAAGAGCATCAGCAATGCCAGAAAGAGGCGAACACCAGGCTCTTATCAGGCTGTGCTCCAAAGTCATCGTCCGGTTTCTAAGTGTGATGATGAAATATGGTTAAATTGGGTGGATTTGAAATCACTGATGATCACAGAGCCAGGAAAATGTTGTGAACCTCACAGGCAGGCTGAACAGGTGTGGAGTGATTAGCCCCAGATTCGACATGCAACTCAGAGCtctagaaaaatggcagaataatcTGCTCCCATCCTGccaatttggttttttgttgttgttgagatggagtctcgctcagttgcccaggctggagtgcaatggcaggatcttcgcctgctgcaacctccatctcccaggttcaagcaattctcatgcctcagcctcctatgtagctgggactacaggtgcccaccaccatgcccagctaatttttgtgtttttagtagagatggggtgtcaccttactggccagggtggtctcgaacccTGGACCTtttgatccactcgcctcggcctcctaaagtgctgggattacaggtgtgagccaccccaccaggCCACCAGTTTGGTTTTATTGTACTGACAACCTCAGCTGGCATCATGGACCATGAAGAAGCAAGACAACACATCGGAGGGAACATCCTGGGATTCTTTCTCTAGAGATGTAATAcgtatttacaaataaaatacctcATGAGCTCTGGTGcttccaaaataaagaaaagttcGCTTTGCATTTGAAGAATAACATTTCCACTACCCAGAAGCAAGTAACTGGCTTAGTGCAGTCTGCAGTGCTAGCTTTACAATCTGGTCCCTCTCCACCCTTAGACCGGCCACAAATTAAACACTGTTCTGAGCCCCTAGGGCATAGGAGCAGTTAATTTATTCTTGCCACTCTATCATGTCCTACCAAGGATCTTCCTTTACCACATTTCTTCATTCTTGCCTCCacttctggaaatatttttcagttatacatcaattttctttatctagaGAGGGCCTCTGGCTGGGATGGGACTCATGGAGAGAACGTTTGGGGTCTCACCAATTGTCTGCAGCATGGTCAACGGAAGCTTCCAGGAGTCCCAGCTTGGTAAGCAGTCCAACTGCAGCTTCTCCTCCCAGGCTCTTTGCCCACAGATAGGCCACGTGTTTGTGGGCATTAGCCCCTCCTTGAGTCCTGGCCACCTGTACAGCAAACTCACTCAATAATCCTCCAATACAGAGTTGCTCTCTTCTCATCTCTGACCTTGGCTTTGACAAGGATCCAGTATCTGTTCTAAATTAACAGGGagaggttgggtgcagtggcttatgactgtaatcccagcattttgggaggcagaggcaggctgatcacttgaggccaggagttcgagaccagcctggccaacatagtgaaagtccatctctactaaaaatacaaaaattagctgggcatggtggggagtgcctgtagttccagctactcaggaggctgaggcaggagaactgcttgaacctgggagatagaggctgtggtgagccaagattgtgccactgcacttcagcctgggagacagagtgagactttgtctcataaaataaaaagttaacagGAAGAGGGCTACATCTCAGGGTTTCTTAACTTAGGTTGAAGTACTTAGGGTCCAAGGATAGGCTTCACCTGCCACAGACCCTTAAAATTATAAGTGACATTTTCTGTATATAGATGTGAACGTGGTTCTGGCAAGAGAGACTCTGATCTTCAAACAAAAGCAGGGGAGCATATTTAAAACCACTTCTATAAACAAATGGCCAAACATGAtgctgagggaagagaagaaagagcagaTTTCTTCCTGGCCCACTAGTGTTTCTGACTACTCTGTAGGAGCCCTGAAAGGAGGCATATGAGGGAGCCTAAGGAGTTTCAGAACAGTAACAAAGATGCAACATCCCTCTGGGCTTCCAGGATCTCACAGGGCCTCCTGTTGACCTCAGACTGATTCCTCCAGGGATGGGATTGCAGAACATGTGGGACAGGCGAAGGCAGAAAAGCAGCAATAGACTCCAGAGAGTGCCTTCAGTACCCAAGCTTGGCTTCTCATCCTCTccatctcccctccccagagAGGCACTTCTCTTGCCTTTCCCGTCTTTCCTGGGCCATCCCATCTCCCAGTCTCTGTCCTCACCAATCTTCTCCAATCTTGTAGACACAGATGATGTTGTCAGTCTGTCCTATGGCAATTTTAGTGGAATCAGGAGAAAAAGCCATGCCCTTCACCACAtagctaaaagtttaaaaaaaaaa
This region includes:
- the LOC104653478 gene encoding uncharacterized protein LOC104653478, encoding MKTKQKETCCQTATTPVVTWTTRHAAAETATDAYVTATRFARSHRACARSVCFAAKRRVTLRLVLPSRKLSVAVSAAAWRVVQDGAAKVTCMAWSQNNAKFAVCTVDRVVLLYDEHGERRDKFSTEPADMKSLGGEAAVGLLTKLGLLEASVDHAADNCSFEFAFELSRLALKHKTPEIHLKYAMYLEDEGKLEEAEAEFIRAGKPKEAVLMRLDYGVTHCGSARTMCPASWRLCRRSMSGKLLRRGPGVWRDSWNKLDTGSRLESTVAPWTATSECETLETAA